A window of the Gemmatirosa kalamazoonensis genome harbors these coding sequences:
- a CDS encoding chemotaxis protein CheC, giving the protein MTTTLDDLRTLTPLQLDALREVANMGAGHAATALSQMTGGTIMISVPRLNITHLDEVPPQFGAAEEPVAAVLLDMLGDLTGRTLLVFPKPTVMRMAELMLRRPAGSSVALGELERSAIKEAGNILSGAYLNALSDFMGMVLLPSPPTLIVDRSSAICTPACLGENFTSEYVFVVETEFFMEDIAERLHGFFFLLPDPASLHAILRAVRLA; this is encoded by the coding sequence ATGACGACGACGCTCGACGACCTCCGCACGCTGACGCCGCTGCAGCTCGACGCCCTCCGCGAGGTCGCGAACATGGGCGCCGGTCACGCCGCGACCGCGCTGTCGCAGATGACCGGCGGCACGATCATGATCAGCGTGCCGCGGCTGAACATCACGCACCTCGACGAGGTGCCCCCGCAGTTCGGCGCCGCCGAGGAGCCCGTCGCCGCGGTGCTGCTCGACATGCTCGGCGATCTGACGGGCCGCACGCTGCTCGTCTTCCCGAAGCCGACAGTGATGCGCATGGCGGAGCTGATGCTGCGCCGTCCCGCCGGCTCGTCGGTCGCGCTCGGAGAGCTCGAGCGCTCCGCGATCAAGGAGGCGGGCAACATTCTCAGCGGTGCGTACCTGAACGCGCTGAGCGACTTCATGGGGATGGTGCTGCTCCCGTCGCCGCCGACGCTCATCGTCGACCGGTCGAGCGCGATCTGCACGCCGGCGTGCCTCGGCGAGAACTTCACGTCCGAGTACGTGTTCGTCGTCGAGACGGAGTTCTTCATGGAGGACATCGCCGAGCGGCTGCACGGCTTCTTCTTCCTGCTGCCCGACCCGGCCTCGCTGCACGCGATCCTCCGCGCCGTGCGGCTCGCGTAA
- a CDS encoding tetratricopeptide repeat protein, with protein sequence MSQQDAGALAALARRADPADAGAQNNLGVVLLARGERAGAAAAFARALALDPRMTLARSNLDAAGGLAVRAQRAQELRARVRADGGDLDARRELALLLAETGRADDARREFDALCALAPDAPGPRILRALFEQRVGDLDAAEAWLTQAIALDPRAALPRAHLGEVVYHRGEPARALAVLDGAIALAPEHADAHWVRGFVLGELGRADDAAAATARALALNPSLGRAQLNLAAPGVAPEEVAAAVAAAPSAPLGGADVNLALGLALREKGYFDEAVREYRRALACGADERHVARALGELHLLRGAPADALPHLSRLVELAPDDAASWHALGVAAHLAGRVVDSEDAYRRGVALAGQRRAAAPILNDLGVLRAARGERAEAVELLGAAVRLDPTLRRVRLNHAQLLVATGAHDRALAEYRAVLRDAAADADAWTGLGAMLAAAGRTADARAALARALDADPSRADARYELGFLAAAAGDLSAARREAEHAMAHAPLVMRRPLELALDLGGAVPLTVAPAPDALDAPVHGFSIAEDALDALLGDVLAPAEEPSDPTAPNDPARAFVVAEECLRAGLYERASAAVSAALARGADRATGLVLLADAFAAQGYFGEALERYQEARQADAASLRARLGELRMLRETGRRDASLAAADAFVADHPAHAEALALLAVARADAGDPDAAREALGRAEAFADDADVWALVAQAWRALGEHDAEADACGRGLALAPERWRLRLTLARALAAAGHDDAAEAALAPLVEPASGGARLVEPCVEMAALRAHAGDRRGARALLVDVLAADPLHVDALAQLGALLLDEGRLVDAAVAVRRVLRLEPEHALALALDGELLVHAGDVPNARARWRRVVELEPASVGAMRARRGLSAHAGRVEAAA encoded by the coding sequence ATGTCGCAGCAGGACGCCGGCGCGCTCGCCGCGCTCGCGCGTCGCGCCGATCCGGCGGACGCGGGGGCGCAGAACAACCTCGGTGTCGTGCTGCTCGCCCGCGGCGAGCGGGCCGGGGCCGCCGCCGCCTTCGCGCGCGCGCTCGCGCTCGACCCGCGCATGACGCTCGCGCGGAGCAATCTCGACGCCGCGGGCGGGCTCGCCGTGCGCGCCCAGCGCGCCCAGGAGCTGCGCGCCCGCGTACGCGCCGACGGCGGCGATCTCGACGCGCGCCGCGAGCTCGCGCTGCTGCTCGCCGAGACGGGCCGCGCCGACGACGCGCGGCGCGAGTTCGACGCGCTGTGCGCGCTCGCGCCCGATGCACCCGGCCCGCGCATCCTCCGCGCGCTGTTCGAGCAGCGCGTCGGCGACCTGGACGCGGCGGAGGCGTGGCTCACGCAGGCCATCGCGCTCGATCCGCGTGCCGCGCTGCCGCGCGCGCACCTCGGCGAGGTGGTCTATCACCGCGGTGAGCCCGCCCGCGCGCTCGCGGTGCTCGACGGGGCCATCGCGCTCGCGCCGGAGCACGCCGACGCGCACTGGGTCCGCGGCTTCGTGCTCGGCGAGCTCGGTCGCGCCGACGATGCGGCCGCCGCGACGGCGCGCGCGCTCGCGCTGAATCCGTCGCTCGGACGCGCGCAGCTGAACCTCGCGGCGCCCGGCGTCGCGCCCGAGGAGGTGGCCGCAGCGGTGGCCGCGGCGCCGTCGGCACCGTTAGGCGGGGCCGACGTGAACCTCGCGCTCGGCCTCGCGCTGCGCGAGAAGGGCTACTTCGACGAGGCGGTGCGCGAGTACCGCCGCGCGCTCGCCTGCGGCGCCGACGAGCGGCACGTCGCGCGCGCGCTCGGCGAGCTGCATCTGCTGCGCGGCGCGCCGGCCGACGCGCTGCCACACCTCTCACGCCTCGTCGAGCTCGCGCCGGACGACGCCGCGTCGTGGCACGCGCTCGGCGTCGCCGCGCATCTCGCGGGACGCGTGGTCGACTCGGAGGACGCGTACCGGCGCGGCGTCGCGCTCGCCGGCCAGCGTCGCGCCGCGGCGCCGATCCTGAACGACCTCGGCGTCCTGCGGGCCGCGCGCGGCGAGCGCGCGGAGGCGGTCGAGCTGCTGGGCGCCGCGGTGCGGCTCGACCCGACGCTACGGCGCGTGCGGCTGAACCACGCACAGCTCCTCGTCGCCACCGGCGCGCACGATCGCGCCCTCGCCGAGTATCGCGCGGTGTTGCGCGATGCCGCCGCCGACGCCGACGCGTGGACGGGCCTCGGCGCCATGCTCGCCGCCGCGGGACGCACCGCCGACGCGCGCGCCGCGCTCGCCCGCGCGCTCGACGCCGATCCCTCGCGCGCCGACGCGCGCTACGAGCTCGGTTTCCTCGCCGCGGCGGCGGGCGATCTCTCCGCGGCGCGTCGCGAGGCGGAGCACGCGATGGCGCACGCGCCGCTCGTCATGCGTCGCCCGCTGGAGCTGGCGCTCGACCTCGGCGGCGCCGTGCCGCTCACCGTCGCGCCCGCGCCCGACGCGCTCGATGCTCCGGTGCACGGCTTCTCGATCGCCGAGGACGCGCTCGACGCGCTGCTCGGCGACGTGCTCGCGCCGGCCGAGGAGCCGTCGGATCCGACCGCGCCTAACGATCCCGCGCGCGCGTTCGTCGTCGCCGAGGAGTGCCTGCGGGCCGGGCTCTACGAGCGCGCGTCCGCGGCGGTCAGCGCGGCACTCGCCCGCGGCGCGGACCGGGCCACCGGCCTCGTGCTCCTCGCCGACGCGTTCGCCGCGCAGGGCTACTTCGGCGAAGCGCTGGAGCGGTATCAGGAGGCGCGTCAGGCGGACGCCGCGTCGCTGCGCGCGCGGCTGGGCGAGCTTCGCATGCTGCGCGAGACCGGCCGTCGCGACGCGTCGCTCGCCGCCGCGGACGCGTTCGTCGCCGACCACCCCGCGCACGCCGAGGCGCTCGCGCTCCTCGCCGTCGCGCGCGCGGATGCCGGCGATCCGGATGCCGCGCGCGAGGCCTTGGGCCGCGCCGAGGCGTTCGCCGACGACGCGGACGTGTGGGCGCTCGTCGCGCAGGCGTGGCGCGCGCTCGGCGAGCACGACGCCGAGGCCGACGCGTGCGGCCGCGGGCTCGCGCTCGCGCCGGAGCGCTGGCGGCTGCGTCTCACGCTCGCGCGCGCGCTCGCCGCGGCCGGGCACGATGACGCGGCGGAAGCCGCGCTCGCGCCGCTCGTGGAGCCGGCATCGGGCGGCGCGCGCCTCGTCGAGCCGTGCGTCGAGATGGCCGCGCTGCGTGCGCACGCCGGCGACCGCCGCGGCGCGCGCGCCCTGCTCGTCGACGTGCTCGCCGCCGACCCGCTGCACGTCGACGCGCTCGCGCAGCTCGGCGCGCTGCTGCTCGACGAGGGGCGCCTGGTCGACGCGGCCGTCGCCGTGCGCCGCGTGCTGCGCCTCGAGCCCGAGCACGCGCTCGCCCTCGCGCTCGACGGCGAGCTGCTCGTGCACGCGGGCGACGTGCCTAACGCACGCGCGCGCTGGAGACGCGTCGTGGAGCTGGAGCCGGCGAGCGTCGGCGCCATGCGCGCGCGCCGCGGGCTGTCGGCGCACGCGGGGCGCGTGGAGGCCGCCGCATGA
- a CDS encoding DUF4388 domain-containing protein, protein MTAPAEPRAAVIEGSLREVALADVLQLLELGRKTGILHVTDAVAGRRAHLTLVQGRIRDAVIDGELAARGDRQVREVAIELLGWSSGRFAVEPLDETTATRGSTVGVDSVLMEAARRADEWARLADRVPGAHAAPRLAPVAPHAAPVVLAPEEWEVLAYADGVADLRAIAARSGRDLLAVAAAVHRLVGEGLLTVTRDAGDASEI, encoded by the coding sequence ATGACCGCGCCCGCCGAGCCGCGCGCCGCCGTCATCGAGGGCTCGCTGCGCGAGGTCGCACTGGCCGACGTGCTTCAGCTCCTGGAGCTCGGCCGCAAGACGGGCATCCTCCACGTCACGGACGCGGTGGCCGGCCGACGCGCGCACCTCACGCTCGTGCAGGGGCGCATCCGCGACGCGGTGATCGACGGCGAGCTGGCGGCGCGCGGCGACCGGCAGGTGCGCGAGGTCGCGATCGAGCTGCTCGGCTGGTCGAGCGGCCGGTTCGCCGTGGAGCCGCTCGACGAGACGACGGCGACGCGCGGCAGCACGGTCGGCGTCGACTCGGTGCTCATGGAGGCCGCGCGCCGCGCCGACGAGTGGGCGCGCCTCGCCGACCGGGTGCCCGGCGCGCACGCTGCGCCGCGCCTCGCTCCCGTCGCGCCGCACGCCGCGCCCGTCGTGCTCGCGCCCGAGGAGTGGGAGGTGCTCGCCTACGCCGACGGCGTGGCCGACCTGCGCGCGATCGCCGCGCGGAGCGGGCGCGACCTGCTCGCGGTGGCCGCCGCGGTGCACCGCCTCGTCGGCGAGGGCCTGCTGACGGTGACCCGCGACGCAGGGGACGCGTCAGAGATCTGA
- a CDS encoding GTP-binding protein has protein sequence MPLVNYVTREITCKIVYYGPGRSGKTTNLRFIHERLPVDRAGRMVSLATEGDRTLFFDFLPVDLGVVAGFATRFQLYTVPGQSYYAATRRLVLQGADAVVFVADSRRRQLDENVESFQDLHEHLAAHGVDPRQVPLVLQYNKQDLPREIAADPSELADVLNFRGVPEFAADALRGTNVFETMRAACGAVLRRLTAGTTLGAA, from the coding sequence GTGCCCCTCGTCAACTACGTCACGCGCGAGATCACCTGCAAGATCGTCTATTACGGGCCGGGTCGGTCCGGGAAGACGACGAACCTGCGCTTCATCCACGAGCGGCTGCCCGTGGATCGCGCCGGTCGCATGGTGTCGCTCGCGACCGAGGGGGACCGCACGCTGTTCTTCGACTTCCTGCCGGTGGACCTCGGCGTCGTCGCGGGCTTCGCGACGCGCTTCCAGCTCTACACGGTGCCGGGACAGTCGTACTACGCAGCCACGCGGCGCCTCGTGCTGCAGGGCGCCGACGCGGTGGTGTTCGTCGCCGACAGCCGCCGCCGCCAGCTCGACGAGAACGTCGAGAGCTTTCAGGACCTGCACGAGCACCTCGCCGCGCACGGCGTCGATCCGCGGCAGGTGCCGCTCGTCCTGCAGTACAACAAGCAGGACCTCCCGCGCGAGATCGCGGCCGATCCGAGCGAGCTCGCCGACGTGCTGAACTTCCGCGGCGTGCCGGAGTTCGCCGCCGACGCGCTGCGCGGCACGAACGTGTTCGAGACGATGCGCGCGGCGTGCGGCGCCGTGCTGCGCCGCCTCACGGCCGGCACCACGTTAGGCGCCGCGTGA
- a CDS encoding DnaA ATPase domain-containing protein: protein MTTLAAARTLVFDERFRFDTFVVGDGTREAAEAARLVAESPGARWNPLIVRAGAGQGKSHLLGAVASRARELHPGRRMLALSADEYPMPPLGDAAIVLVDDVRAGLEPTRAAALRDLVDAALAAGAQVVIAEAGTAVSREEATAWVARSARARLVRLTAPDAEVRLAIVRQAAAARSLTLAPDVLASVADEPVDSVRELLGRLGRAGTAPATERFSLGDDGDFASFLDEVAREVAAYAEPWRVRLGEASARWRAEGHDVEVLERALRESAAPDVDALLAEFERGIARQQEERAAAEREAAARDAARVAARVAAEQAARRATPAPTTPPVVNAEGWVLDWPDVRDLLVEAYR, encoded by the coding sequence GTGACGACGCTCGCCGCCGCGCGGACGCTCGTCTTCGACGAGCGCTTCCGCTTCGACACGTTCGTCGTCGGCGACGGCACGCGCGAGGCGGCGGAGGCGGCGCGCCTCGTCGCCGAGTCGCCGGGTGCGCGGTGGAACCCGCTCATCGTGCGCGCGGGGGCGGGGCAGGGCAAGTCGCACCTGTTAGGCGCCGTCGCGTCGCGCGCGCGCGAGCTGCATCCGGGTCGCCGCATGCTCGCGCTCAGCGCCGACGAGTACCCGATGCCGCCGCTCGGCGACGCCGCCATCGTGCTCGTCGACGACGTGCGCGCCGGACTCGAGCCGACGCGTGCCGCCGCGCTCCGCGACCTGGTCGACGCCGCCCTCGCCGCCGGCGCGCAGGTCGTGATCGCGGAGGCGGGGACCGCCGTCTCGCGCGAGGAGGCCACCGCGTGGGTGGCGCGCAGCGCGCGCGCGCGACTCGTGCGCCTCACCGCGCCCGACGCTGAGGTGCGCCTCGCGATCGTGCGCCAGGCCGCCGCCGCCCGCTCGCTCACGCTCGCGCCGGACGTGCTCGCGAGCGTCGCGGACGAGCCGGTCGATTCGGTGCGCGAGCTGCTCGGGCGACTCGGCCGCGCGGGCACCGCGCCGGCGACCGAGCGCTTCTCGCTCGGCGACGACGGCGACTTCGCGAGCTTCCTCGACGAGGTCGCGCGCGAGGTCGCGGCGTACGCCGAGCCGTGGCGCGTCAGGCTGGGCGAGGCGAGCGCGCGGTGGCGTGCCGAGGGACACGACGTCGAGGTGCTGGAGCGCGCGCTTCGTGAGTCGGCCGCCCCCGACGTCGACGCGCTGCTGGCCGAGTTCGAGCGCGGCATCGCGCGGCAGCAGGAGGAGCGCGCGGCCGCGGAGCGCGAGGCGGCCGCGCGCGACGCCGCGCGCGTCGCCGCGCGCGTCGCCGCCGAGCAGGCTGCCAGGCGCGCCACGCCGGCGCCCACCACGCCGCCCGTCGTGAACGCCGAGGGGTGGGTGCTCGACTGGCCCGACGTGCGCGACCTGCTGGTGGAGGCGTACCGCTGA
- a CDS encoding DUF4388 domain-containing protein: MAIRGSLAEAGLPDVLQLLALGQKTGCLSVARAGDFGSIYFVNGRVAHASLVNRRDKLGEQLLRAGSVDAADLSAALAEQVADPSRRLGELLIRRGAVDPAALVRQARLQVEEAVLELFTWTQGTFSFEPEVRVDLPVTPLSIDPSALLLEGARRADERARIAHHVPGRDSVFAPAADAPRDAAGALDAERVVPLLVAREIELSPGELRVLPTIDGRRDVAQLADAAGVVEFDAMRALFALADAGLVVRVGATTPPDPRAGAKLDEHRNLGVAFYRASLFDEAVREFKRVLELSPTDGHARFHLGLVALRRGRWAEAAGSLGEAAALPGAPAVVFHALAVARRELGALGDAHEALDEAERRGLPVDARVQALRVSLHLRAGNADAADVLMRAGVGADAESRARPAAWYHYAALSAARAGDAARAGELLEAGHAAHPRAAALLANLAALRLHEGRAEDALRHAEAALAEDATLAPAHKTAGDAHYRAGRFADAAACYERAVAIAPAAGADAWLRLGNVRLRQGDRDAAAVAWRRALEVDPQHAIARGNLAALGREVPA, from the coding sequence ATGGCCATCCGCGGCAGCCTCGCCGAAGCGGGCCTCCCCGACGTGCTGCAGCTCCTCGCGCTCGGTCAGAAGACCGGGTGCCTGAGCGTCGCGCGCGCCGGCGACTTCGGCTCGATCTACTTCGTGAACGGCCGCGTCGCGCACGCGTCGCTCGTGAACCGCCGCGACAAGCTCGGCGAGCAGCTGCTGCGCGCCGGCTCCGTCGACGCCGCGGACCTGAGCGCCGCCCTCGCCGAGCAGGTCGCCGATCCGTCGCGCCGCCTGGGCGAGCTGCTCATCCGCCGCGGCGCGGTCGATCCCGCGGCGCTCGTGCGCCAGGCGCGCTTGCAGGTCGAGGAAGCGGTGCTCGAGCTGTTCACGTGGACGCAGGGGACGTTCAGCTTCGAGCCCGAGGTGCGCGTCGACCTTCCGGTCACCCCGCTCTCGATCGATCCGTCGGCGCTGCTGCTCGAGGGCGCGCGTCGCGCCGACGAGCGCGCGCGCATCGCGCACCACGTACCGGGGCGCGACTCCGTGTTCGCGCCGGCCGCCGACGCGCCGCGCGACGCTGCCGGCGCGCTCGACGCCGAGCGTGTCGTGCCGCTGCTCGTCGCGCGCGAGATCGAGCTGTCGCCGGGCGAGCTGCGCGTCCTGCCGACGATCGACGGACGGCGCGACGTCGCGCAGCTCGCCGACGCCGCGGGCGTCGTGGAGTTCGACGCGATGCGCGCGCTGTTCGCGCTCGCCGACGCGGGGCTCGTCGTGCGCGTCGGCGCCACGACGCCGCCCGATCCGCGTGCGGGCGCGAAGCTCGACGAGCATCGCAACCTCGGCGTCGCGTTCTACCGCGCGTCGCTGTTCGACGAGGCGGTGCGCGAGTTCAAGCGCGTGCTCGAGCTCTCGCCCACCGACGGCCACGCACGCTTCCACCTCGGTCTCGTCGCGCTGCGCCGCGGCCGTTGGGCGGAGGCCGCGGGCTCGCTCGGCGAGGCGGCCGCGCTCCCCGGCGCGCCGGCCGTCGTGTTCCACGCGCTCGCCGTCGCGCGCCGCGAGCTCGGTGCGCTCGGCGACGCGCACGAGGCACTCGACGAGGCGGAGCGGCGCGGACTGCCCGTGGATGCGCGCGTGCAGGCGCTGCGCGTGTCGCTGCACCTGCGCGCCGGAAACGCCGACGCGGCGGACGTGCTGATGCGCGCCGGCGTCGGTGCCGACGCGGAGTCGCGCGCGCGCCCCGCGGCGTGGTACCATTATGCCGCGCTCTCGGCCGCGCGCGCGGGTGACGCCGCGCGCGCTGGCGAGCTGCTCGAGGCGGGGCACGCGGCGCACCCGCGCGCCGCGGCGCTGCTCGCGAACCTCGCCGCGCTCCGGCTGCACGAAGGGCGCGCCGAGGACGCACTGCGACACGCGGAGGCGGCGCTCGCCGAGGACGCGACGCTCGCGCCGGCGCACAAGACCGCGGGCGACGCGCACTACCGCGCCGGGCGATTCGCCGACGCGGCGGCGTGCTACGAGCGCGCCGTCGCGATCGCGCCCGCGGCGGGTGCCGATGCGTGGCTGCGGCTGGGCAACGTGAGGCTCCGACAGGGCGACCGCGACGCGGCGGCCGTGGCGTGGCGCCGCGCGTTGGAGGTCGATCCGCAGCACGCGATCGCGCGCGGCAATCTCGCGGCACTCGGACGCGAGGTGCCCGCGTGA